From a region of the SAR324 cluster bacterium genome:
- a CDS encoding glycosyl hydrolase family 57, with translation MAAIEEYVNNLPNISGQESLVEASIQQSRGKKLFVDKAGMNFEHLKSVFAVALHMQQPLIPAGGNDLKTAEIISNLKYMMDNQHLGDNHNAPVFQWCYKRMGEIIPQLISEGKKPRVMLEYTGVLFHGLRNMGAHDVIDALKTITCRPEYQDCVEWLGCPWGHAVAPSTPVQDFRLHVKAWQHHFAAIFGFEALERVRGFSPSEMALPNHPDVAYEFVKTLKDCGYQWVLVQEHTVEMAENGGGIQQKHLPHQLVCKNSKGDSASIIAIIKTQGSDTKLVAQMQPYYEAKSLNQWQLCGKSIPPLVTQIADGENGGVMMNEFPSKYIEVIRECSHSQVPAMNVSEYLEYLFGMGIKEQDLPKIQPVMQHHIWARFTPGNGADRLREVIEALKKEDQRFHMDGGSWTNNISWVHGYDNVLGPMEQVSSLFFEKVLKTSVSTNSHAYRNALFHLLSSQTSCYRYWGQGLWTDYGQEICRRAIEILNHDF, from the coding sequence ATGGCAGCTATTGAAGAATATGTAAATAACCTTCCTAATATATCAGGACAGGAATCATTGGTGGAAGCATCAATCCAGCAAAGTAGAGGCAAAAAGCTGTTTGTGGACAAGGCCGGGATGAATTTTGAGCATTTAAAAAGTGTATTTGCGGTAGCGCTTCATATGCAACAGCCTTTAATTCCTGCTGGAGGGAACGATCTCAAGACCGCTGAAATTATCAGTAACCTTAAATATATGATGGACAATCAGCATCTTGGCGATAATCATAATGCCCCTGTTTTTCAATGGTGCTACAAACGAATGGGCGAAATAATTCCACAACTGATTTCAGAAGGAAAAAAACCAAGAGTCATGCTTGAATATACAGGCGTCCTCTTTCATGGACTGAGGAATATGGGTGCGCATGATGTGATTGATGCCTTGAAAACAATTACATGTCGGCCTGAATATCAGGACTGTGTGGAATGGTTGGGATGCCCATGGGGACATGCCGTGGCTCCTTCGACTCCTGTCCAGGATTTTCGTCTGCATGTAAAAGCCTGGCAGCATCATTTTGCCGCCATTTTTGGTTTTGAAGCATTGGAACGGGTAAGAGGGTTTTCTCCTTCGGAAATGGCTCTGCCCAATCATCCTGATGTGGCCTATGAATTTGTGAAAACGCTCAAGGATTGTGGGTATCAATGGGTTCTGGTTCAGGAGCATACTGTAGAAATGGCAGAAAATGGAGGGGGTATTCAACAGAAACATCTTCCACATCAACTTGTTTGTAAAAATTCAAAAGGTGATTCTGCCAGTATCATCGCCATCATCAAAACACAGGGGAGTGACACCAAACTGGTTGCGCAAATGCAACCTTATTATGAGGCAAAAAGCCTGAATCAATGGCAGTTGTGCGGCAAATCAATTCCTCCACTGGTTACTCAGATTGCGGATGGTGAAAATGGGGGGGTGATGATGAATGAGTTTCCATCAAAGTATATTGAGGTGATCCGGGAATGTTCCCATTCACAGGTTCCGGCAATGAACGTGAGTGAATATCTGGAATATTTATTCGGGATGGGGATTAAAGAACAGGACTTACCCAAAATCCAACCGGTGATGCAACATCATATCTGGGCACGTTTTACCCCTGGTAATGGTGCCGACCGCCTAAGAGAGGTGATTGAAGCATTGAAAAAAGAGGACCAGCGGTTTCATATGGATGGTGGAAGCTGGACCAATAATATTTCATGGGTACATGGATATGACAATGTGTTGGGGCCTATGGAGCAGGTGAGTTCTCTCTTTTTTGAAAAAGTATTGAAAACTTCAGTTTCCACCAATTCTCATGCCTATCGAAATGCCCTGTTTCATTTGTTGTCCTCGCAAACCAGTTGTTATCGATATTGGGGACAGGGACTATGGACAGACTATGGACAGGAAATTTGCAGAAGGGCTATTGAGATCCTGAATCATGATTTCTGA
- the glgA gene encoding glycogen synthase GlgA encodes MYIVMIASECAPVAKIGGLGDVVYGLSREMELRGNTVEIILPKYDCIQYEHIGEMKIDHQDLWVPWYDGAIHCTVWSGYVHGRKCYFIEPHSSDHFFDRGAFYGFADEAMRFAFFSKASLEFLLKSNKRPDIIHCHDWQTGLVPVMLFEIYKYHGLSNQRVCYTIHNFKHQGIVGSEILRATGLNHEAYYYDYERLRDNFNANAINFMKGGIVYSNFITTVSPQHAWESQYTDQGHGMGHTIHVHRHKFGGILNGLDYEVWNPESDPHIPFHYSMNDVELKYKNKEALRRRMMLKDGYKPIVAYVGRLDTQKGVHLIRHGAFYSLWKGVQFVLLGVSPELGINDHFWHLKTYLNDNPDCHFEIGFDEQLAHLIYAGADMIIVPSIYEPCGLTQMIALRYGTVPIVRAVGGLVDTVFDRDYSYKQPAERNGYLFEHPDFEGLESALNRAIGLWYSCPEDFRYLMQNGMRYDYSWNHSGQHYQNIYNYICHK; translated from the coding sequence ATGTATATTGTCATGATTGCGTCTGAATGTGCTCCTGTTGCTAAAATTGGGGGTTTAGGTGATGTTGTGTATGGATTAAGCCGCGAAATGGAATTGCGAGGCAATACAGTCGAAATTATCCTGCCAAAATATGATTGCATACAATATGAACATATTGGGGAGATGAAAATTGATCACCAGGATCTTTGGGTTCCCTGGTATGATGGGGCCATACATTGTACAGTATGGAGTGGATATGTTCATGGTCGGAAATGTTATTTTATTGAACCTCATTCTTCGGACCATTTTTTTGATCGGGGTGCTTTTTATGGCTTTGCGGATGAGGCGATGAGATTTGCGTTTTTCAGCAAAGCATCCTTGGAGTTTCTCTTGAAATCAAATAAACGTCCTGACATCATTCATTGTCATGATTGGCAGACAGGATTGGTACCTGTCATGCTATTTGAAATCTATAAATATCATGGTTTGTCTAATCAAAGAGTTTGTTACACAATTCATAATTTCAAGCACCAGGGAATAGTCGGTTCTGAAATTTTACGGGCGACAGGTTTGAACCATGAAGCCTATTATTATGATTATGAGCGCCTCAGAGATAATTTTAATGCCAATGCAATCAATTTTATGAAGGGGGGAATTGTCTATTCCAATTTTATTACCACCGTATCTCCTCAGCATGCATGGGAATCTCAGTATACGGATCAGGGACACGGAATGGGCCACACTATTCATGTGCATCGTCACAAATTTGGCGGGATTCTAAACGGATTGGATTATGAAGTCTGGAATCCTGAAAGTGATCCGCATATTCCATTTCATTACTCAATGAACGATGTGGAACTAAAATATAAAAACAAGGAGGCATTGCGCCGAAGAATGATGCTGAAAGATGGTTACAAGCCGATTGTGGCGTATGTCGGTCGTCTGGATACTCAGAAGGGGGTTCATCTTATCAGGCATGGTGCCTTTTATTCCTTATGGAAAGGGGTTCAGTTTGTATTGCTGGGCGTGAGTCCTGAGTTGGGCATCAATGATCACTTCTGGCATCTCAAAACATATTTGAACGACAATCCCGACTGTCATTTTGAAATAGGGTTTGATGAGCAGTTGGCTCATTTGATATATGCGGGAGCTGATATGATCATTGTGCCCAGCATTTATGAACCCTGTGGCCTGACACAGATGATCGCACTGCGTTATGGCACGGTTCCTATTGTGCGAGCCGTTGGTGGATTGGTGGATACTGTGTTTGACAGGGATTATTCCTATAAGCAACCTGCGGAACGTAACGGCTATTTGTTTGAACATCCTGATTTTGAAGGGTTGGAATCAGCCCTGAACCGGGCTATTGGATTGTGGTATTCCTGCCCGGAAGACTTCAGATATCTGATGCAGAATGGGATGCGTTATGATTATTCATGGAATCATTCAGGTCAGCATTACCAGAATATTTATAATTATATATGTCACAAATAA
- a CDS encoding peptidylprolyl isomerase, which translates to MKSLYRRIAILLVLLCWGTSGLGSPAEKGLYAEINTPQGTIWIELFFETAPVWVANFVGLINETPSWKLHFPKSAGKYSESIQFDRVIPGLFAQAGSSWNLGYVISPGTQEPLYQESAGMLSMINRGSYVDPGQFIITHQVIPRYDGIHPFFGKVIEGLDIIIKMRQGMPVTGIRIVPVGDRAGSFDPEQYGQHIFYQTALIQSGIDSAYFEKPVDPAKIPSPNQQVVDNVSLELLVVGYQSDANSPPLNLSRDQAQHLATQLTDAGRRKEVDFQELILRHSTLPQHNIIPSLQYSDSLPSFLYDAFSLRLGQVSAPVDSPLGFVIYKRVSPVNFEINQILITHRQSDPVQSRSRMEALELAGQILEEIQSTQYYKINNDVFSILQSVEIPREYLARLKSLNGRNFRKKHKFLCAVRQAMYPISTKEYSIIKSFLTSFPQVKVSAEKLKELSEMDISSQTLEALIINNDRVYLDQNQFFCGLAETLETLENEHFSMQILGYSDFGVKFKITPSTLEKIKNNSGFYQLLVNLETMRGQQFLSENTLLDAIEKQVGNEIKNRFSIIVLQHVERKFELTEDSIEQIQESHDFAGFLQKLRFLDKKDFQNKYDFDASLRTALGQNSADRYKKLIYKHVKKVFSMSSTIMSALDESLFPGDVAVALSALQAHKYSTKNELWATIQKILGTNPLWMYQSFFETYIEHKIFLRSTDLSRMQKGLSSKQITEKLSGVLNQFYKGRYAFIGAIERRIGKDATNRYKTLLLKKAQTKNGYKLTSTMLQEILNNQDFDTIIGKLQPIMDMEFDGDIAFEQTISQYLDAESLQNYRPLLKEYTESYFKLSDGLFSDIKKIPDKEQFFKKLAAIINQEYTSKTALVSTVQASLGPYLFLWYKNVFDESVQTIYRINSDVIEQIAKDGDFDRILQGVKKVEGIPFATLALFKDALVNMIGVEATERYIDLLAQQASIPVPLILSSTSMRSIQKEGDTDVLLNKLKLLMDQTFKSSTELAETLTETLGHSMATCYSSLVRDYSHYGFAELAQKYSEALSSVQGGQLGMISQGMLMPEMENEILRLESEEISDIIESNTGFHIIKRLR; encoded by the coding sequence ATGAAGTCTCTCTATCGGCGTATTGCTATTCTATTAGTACTTTTGTGCTGGGGGACTTCAGGATTAGGCAGTCCCGCGGAAAAAGGATTGTATGCCGAAATCAATACACCGCAAGGAACGATCTGGATTGAATTATTTTTTGAAACAGCCCCTGTTTGGGTTGCCAATTTTGTCGGGCTGATCAATGAGACTCCTTCATGGAAGCTTCATTTTCCAAAGTCTGCGGGAAAATACTCAGAATCTATCCAGTTTGATCGGGTAATTCCCGGCTTGTTTGCTCAGGCGGGAAGTTCCTGGAATCTTGGCTATGTGATCTCTCCTGGAACTCAGGAACCTTTGTATCAGGAAAGTGCTGGCATGTTGTCCATGATCAACCGTGGCTCTTATGTGGATCCCGGGCAATTCATAATCACTCATCAAGTCATTCCCAGATACGATGGAATCCATCCATTTTTTGGAAAAGTCATCGAGGGCCTGGATATCATTATAAAAATGAGGCAGGGAATGCCTGTCACAGGGATAAGGATTGTGCCTGTGGGCGACAGGGCGGGTTCTTTTGATCCAGAACAATATGGACAACATATTTTTTATCAAACGGCTCTCATTCAATCCGGGATAGATTCGGCTTATTTTGAAAAGCCGGTTGATCCAGCTAAGATTCCTTCTCCCAATCAGCAAGTGGTTGATAATGTTTCGCTGGAATTGCTGGTCGTTGGATATCAGTCTGATGCGAATTCCCCTCCGTTGAATCTTTCACGGGACCAGGCACAACACCTGGCAACTCAATTGACTGATGCCGGCCGACGAAAAGAAGTAGATTTTCAGGAATTGATTCTCAGGCATTCAACCTTACCTCAGCATAATATAATTCCTTCTCTTCAGTATTCAGATTCTCTTCCTAGTTTTTTGTATGATGCGTTTTCATTGAGACTTGGTCAGGTGAGTGCCCCGGTTGATTCTCCACTTGGATTTGTAATTTATAAAAGGGTATCTCCAGTAAATTTTGAGATAAATCAAATTTTGATCACTCATCGTCAAAGTGACCCGGTGCAATCCAGGAGTCGCATGGAAGCCTTGGAATTGGCTGGTCAGATATTGGAAGAAATCCAATCGACACAATATTACAAAATAAACAACGATGTTTTTTCTATTCTCCAGTCGGTAGAAATTCCCAGAGAATATTTAGCCCGCTTAAAAAGTCTGAATGGACGGAATTTTCGTAAAAAACATAAATTTTTATGTGCGGTTCGCCAGGCAATGTATCCAATATCTACAAAAGAATATTCAATTATTAAAAGTTTTTTAACGTCATTTCCTCAAGTAAAGGTGAGCGCAGAAAAATTGAAAGAATTGTCGGAAATGGATATCTCATCCCAGACCCTTGAGGCATTGATCATTAACAATGATCGTGTCTATTTAGATCAGAACCAGTTTTTTTGTGGACTTGCCGAAACGTTGGAGACACTGGAAAATGAACATTTCAGTATGCAGATTCTGGGTTATTCAGATTTTGGTGTTAAGTTCAAAATCACCCCAAGCACTCTTGAAAAAATTAAAAATAATAGTGGTTTTTATCAGCTCTTGGTGAATCTTGAAACAATGAGAGGTCAACAGTTTTTATCAGAAAACACACTGTTAGATGCAATTGAAAAACAGGTTGGAAATGAGATTAAAAACCGCTTTTCGATTATCGTATTACAACATGTGGAGCGAAAATTTGAGTTAACGGAAGATTCCATTGAACAGATTCAGGAATCTCATGATTTTGCAGGATTTCTTCAAAAATTGCGTTTTTTAGATAAAAAGGATTTTCAGAATAAGTATGATTTTGATGCTTCTTTAAGAACTGCTTTAGGACAGAACTCTGCGGATCGTTATAAGAAACTGATCTACAAACATGTTAAAAAAGTCTTTTCAATGTCGAGTACAATCATGTCCGCATTGGATGAATCTCTGTTCCCTGGTGATGTGGCTGTGGCGTTGAGTGCTCTTCAAGCACACAAATATTCCACAAAAAATGAATTATGGGCGACTATTCAAAAGATACTTGGAACTAATCCTTTATGGATGTATCAAAGTTTTTTTGAAACTTATATTGAGCATAAAATCTTTTTAAGAAGTACAGATCTTTCCAGAATGCAAAAAGGGCTTTCCTCAAAGCAGATAACAGAAAAATTATCTGGGGTTCTGAATCAGTTTTATAAAGGGCGCTATGCCTTTATAGGCGCGATAGAGAGAAGAATTGGAAAAGATGCGACAAATCGCTATAAAACGTTGCTGCTTAAAAAGGCCCAAACTAAAAATGGGTATAAGTTGACATCCACGATGCTTCAGGAAATTCTGAATAATCAGGATTTCGATACTATCATTGGGAAACTTCAACCAATTATGGATATGGAGTTCGATGGAGATATTGCCTTTGAACAAACTATTTCTCAGTATCTTGATGCGGAATCGCTGCAAAACTACAGACCTTTGTTGAAGGAATATACTGAATCCTACTTCAAACTTTCAGATGGTTTGTTCAGTGATATTAAAAAAATACCTGATAAAGAACAGTTTTTCAAAAAACTGGCGGCAATCATCAATCAGGAGTACACCTCTAAAACTGCGTTAGTTTCAACGGTTCAGGCATCATTAGGACCATACTTGTTTTTGTGGTATAAAAATGTTTTTGATGAATCTGTTCAAACCATTTACAGAATAAATTCTGATGTGATTGAACAAATTGCGAAGGATGGTGATTTTGACAGGATTCTTCAGGGGGTGAAAAAAGTGGAAGGTATTCCTTTTGCGACTTTGGCTTTATTTAAGGATGCTCTGGTAAATATGATAGGGGTTGAAGCGACTGAACGATATATAGACCTCTTGGCTCAACAAGCATCAATACCCGTTCCATTGATTCTTTCTTCCACATCAATGCGTAGCATCCAGAAAGAAGGGGATACCGATGTTTTGTTAAACAAATTGAAGTTGTTGATGGATCAAACATTTAAAAGTTCGACGGAATTGGCTGAAACTCTGACTGAAACTCTGGGGCATAGTATGGCAACATGCTATTCCTCATTAGTGCGGGATTATTCTCATTATGGCTTTGCTGAACTTGCTCAAAAATACTCAGAAGCTTTATCATCAGTTCAGGGAGGTCAATTGGGAATGATATCACAAGGTATGTTGATGCCTGAAATGGAAAATGAAATTTTGCGTCTGGAATCGGAGGAAATAAGTGATATTATTGAATCAAACACAGGGTTTCATATCATTAAAAGACTTCGATAA
- a CDS encoding peptidylprolyl isomerase, whose protein sequence is MKGRWLLAGVILLSQVFVLAAQEKLDDGLYAKMETGKGLILIRLFYEKAPMTVANFIGLAEGKKAWIDPINGESKNTKFYDGLTFHRVVKDFVIQGGDPLGNGSGGPGYQFGDEFNEDLKHDKPGILSMANAGPGTNGSQFFITHKATPWLDNRHSVFGEVVQGMDVVLKIEQGDLIKSVTILREGSKAKAFDIAEIDKKAQKDAEKQAEANKKTLPSFSGVIDPQRVPSAEQTEVDEVALDMLVITYKGAKTPKPHIYYDKAGALDVSKKLVQLARQKNGDFRDLIQKFSDLPQQTTVPVLKKSDPQLPAFLHTAFRLKEGQVSDPIDSPMGYLLFKRIPLEYANASHILISYQGAVGSKQKRTKDEAMERARQVLKDALAKKDFAELAKTYSDGPTAPNGGQLGKFARGMMVPSFEDEVFRTKSGDVSANIVETPFGYHIIKREE, encoded by the coding sequence ATGAAAGGGCGATGGTTGTTAGCGGGGGTTATTTTATTGAGTCAGGTTTTTGTCTTAGCGGCTCAGGAAAAACTGGATGATGGTTTATATGCTAAAATGGAAACAGGCAAAGGCCTGATTTTGATAAGATTGTTCTATGAAAAAGCACCCATGACCGTTGCTAACTTTATCGGCTTGGCTGAAGGTAAAAAAGCATGGATTGATCCCATCAATGGCGAATCCAAAAATACAAAATTTTATGATGGTCTTACATTTCATCGTGTCGTGAAGGATTTTGTGATTCAGGGGGGGGATCCTTTAGGCAATGGAAGTGGTGGTCCAGGGTATCAGTTTGGGGATGAGTTCAATGAGGATCTCAAACACGACAAGCCGGGAATTCTATCAATGGCTAATGCCGGACCTGGTACAAATGGAAGTCAGTTTTTCATCACACACAAGGCGACGCCATGGCTGGACAACCGACATTCTGTTTTTGGTGAGGTTGTACAGGGAATGGATGTGGTGCTGAAGATTGAACAAGGTGATTTGATTAAATCGGTGACGATTCTCAGGGAAGGAAGCAAGGCCAAGGCCTTTGATATAGCGGAAATTGATAAAAAGGCACAAAAAGACGCAGAAAAACAGGCGGAAGCCAACAAAAAAACACTTCCCTCTTTTTCCGGTGTGATTGACCCGCAAAGAGTTCCATCCGCAGAACAGACCGAGGTGGATGAAGTGGCGCTGGACATGCTTGTGATTACCTATAAAGGTGCTAAAACACCTAAGCCACATATATATTATGATAAAGCCGGGGCCTTGGACGTCTCAAAAAAATTAGTTCAACTGGCTCGGCAAAAAAATGGAGATTTCCGTGATCTTATCCAGAAATTTTCGGACTTACCCCAACAAACTACGGTTCCTGTATTGAAAAAGTCCGACCCTCAATTGCCCGCGTTTCTGCATACTGCGTTTCGATTGAAAGAAGGACAGGTGAGTGATCCCATTGATAGTCCAATGGGGTATTTGCTTTTTAAAAGAATTCCGTTGGAATATGCAAATGCCAGTCATATCCTGATTTCTTATCAAGGTGCTGTGGGTTCAAAACAGAAACGTACCAAGGATGAAGCTATGGAGCGGGCTCGCCAGGTTCTAAAAGATGCGTTGGCAAAAAAAGATTTTGCGGAACTTGCCAAAACTTATTCTGATGGCCCAACAGCGCCGAATGGTGGTCAATTGGGAAAATTCGCAAGAGGTATGATGGTTCCTTCCTTTGAGGATGAAGTGTTTCGAACAAAATCAGGTGATGTCAGCGCCAATATTGTAGAAACTCCTTTTGGTTACCACATTATAAAAAGAGAGGAATGA
- a CDS encoding response regulator, with the protein MKILLVDDEDSFRQMLATALTDRYHHHVIQAGNAMEGLKYLQTDTVELVLTDIKMPVMSGIEFIKKLRQDYADLSVMFITGHGDINLSIEALKLGAEDFILKPFKIKALADSLEKVSDKINGKKLVHNAINYLIQDQTQMEIPSQMNLAYRIIAYFEARIEPLIKCYKMHDFNLVLCLTECITNAIMHGNFGLSSQVKEDNWDEYNRLKKERELLPEYANKKVLIRYLLMSDRFVFEIEDEGNGFNTSKLPDLTDPTILLASSGKGLYLVRSMTDSLRWNEKGNCVIFEKKLPVTAFQKS; encoded by the coding sequence ATGAAGATTCTGCTTGTTGATGATGAAGACAGCTTTCGTCAAATGCTGGCAACAGCATTGACTGATCGTTATCATCATCATGTAATTCAGGCAGGAAATGCTATGGAAGGACTTAAGTATCTTCAAACGGATACAGTAGAGCTGGTACTTACAGATATTAAAATGCCTGTCATGAGTGGTATTGAGTTTATCAAAAAACTCCGACAGGACTATGCTGATTTATCAGTCATGTTCATCACAGGTCACGGGGACATCAACCTTTCCATAGAAGCCCTTAAACTGGGTGCTGAAGATTTTATTCTCAAACCTTTCAAAATCAAAGCTCTCGCTGATTCCCTTGAAAAAGTTTCCGATAAAATCAATGGAAAAAAACTGGTTCATAATGCCATTAATTATTTGATCCAGGATCAGACTCAAATGGAAATTCCCAGTCAAATGAATCTGGCTTATCGCATTATTGCATACTTTGAAGCCAGGATTGAGCCCTTGATCAAATGCTACAAGATGCATGATTTCAATTTGGTGTTATGTCTGACGGAATGCATTACGAATGCGATCATGCATGGAAATTTCGGATTGTCATCTCAAGTCAAAGAAGACAACTGGGATGAATATAACCGCTTAAAAAAAGAACGGGAACTGCTACCAGAGTACGCAAACAAAAAGGTCTTGATTCGATATCTTTTAATGAGCGATCGATTTGTATTTGAGATTGAAGATGAAGGCAACGGATTTAACACCTCAAAATTACCAGACCTCACAGATCCGACAATTCTACTGGCCAGTTCTGGAAAAGGGCTTTATTTAGTCCGTTCCATGACAGACTCTCTGCGATGGAACGAAAAAGGGAATTGCGTTATTTTTGAAAAAAAACTTCCTGTCACAGCCTTTCAGAAATCATGA
- a CDS encoding STAS domain-containing protein: protein MEFEVSHYMNNDCCVVKIKGHLALEKGDEFKGYLIKILQDSTIKSILLDCEEMTNIDSNGIAVLVFAFKKTKDSNKKYALCQLNNKTSRILNMLGLDKILSIFDTLDNGLIFTRGEE from the coding sequence ATGGAATTTGAAGTTTCACATTATATGAATAATGACTGTTGTGTAGTCAAAATCAAAGGGCATCTGGCTCTGGAAAAAGGTGATGAATTTAAAGGATATTTAATCAAAATTCTTCAGGATTCTACAATCAAAAGCATATTGCTGGATTGTGAGGAAATGACAAACATTGATTCTAATGGAATCGCTGTTCTTGTTTTTGCGTTTAAAAAAACCAAGGATTCCAACAAAAAATATGCACTTTGCCAGCTTAATAATAAAACATCCCGGATTCTCAATATGCTGGGCCTTGATAAAATCTTGAGTATCTTCGACACACTGGATAACGGACTGATCTTCACAAGAGGTGAAGAATGA